The genomic segment GGGGCCCAGTCTTACTCACTgggtccccagggagggcctgagAAGGCGGCTGGAAGACAATGGGGTTCTTGGTGGATTCCTTGGCGAAGCTGGAATCCTCTTTGGCACCAATTGACTTCTTCTGCAAGAGATCTGCAAAAGACAGCCCCCTGTGCTCCCCAGCCACCTGCCCCGACCTGCGTGGCCTCCAGAGGCTCAGAGTCCCAGCGGGCATGGAAGGAGCCAGCTCCAAGGACCTGGAGGCCCAAACCTCCAGGACCATGGGCCCCTGGAGGAATCGGGAATGCAgggcagaaaaggagagaggagcagaaggaaggacagGGCGGGAGGCCAGTGGGCACTGCACTGTGAGTGAGCTGTCCATTGAGGTTTGGAAGACTTAAGGCGCTAACTAGGGTCGGCCGGGAGAGACGTTCCCCCACGCTGCCTGTATGTTCTTTTCTTCCACTGGGGCTCCTTAGTGCAGTGCCAGCTCCGGTTCCCCAGGGGTCTCTCCTGGGGCCAGGGGTAGGGAGGtacagtgggagggagggatgagctCAGACAAGCTCCCACCTGGCTGGCTTGAGGGCTCGTTGAGATACTTGGAATTATACTCGGACGTCATGAAGCGTGGCCCCTGGAACACAGAGGGTAGAGCAGTGGGGGACACAGGTAGGCCGGGGCTGGAAGGCCATCCCGGGCAGTGGCAGCTCTTCGGAGTCTGTGCTCTGAGCAGACCTGTGTGGCATGTTCTGAGACCCGAGGGCCAGGATGACACCCCGGCACAAACCGCTGTCTGATCGGACATCCCGGGGCCAGAAGCTCATCGGAGCACGGTTCCCCCCGCAGCAATGAAAACTAAGTCACAGCCTGCGCAGGATTCCCGGTAATGAGCAACGGGGCCTGGAGCCCCTGGGACCCAGAGCAGGAGGGGCCCAAGGAGAGGaaagacacagaaggaagaaaatgggtGCTCACGTCACAATTCTGTGCCTGGATTCAAGGTGTCGGGatcagggagagggggagggggccggggTGTTAAATCCTAGGATCCCCATGTAAGGACTCCTCTGCGGCCTCCTTGGAAATATCCAACCCCTCGCTCACCCCAGTGTTTCTTGGTGCCCTGAGCCCAAGTTCAGTTGGTTTCCTAAGTGCGTCAGTGCAAAGGAAGGAGAATGAGGTGGGCGCCCCTCTGCCCCGCCCACAGCCTGCTGTGGGGCCCCGCCCACTCACGTGGCACGCATTCTCCCACTCCAGTGAGCCCTTTCTCTGCGGCTGGTGGAGCAGGGGCATGTGCTTGGGCTCCAGCCCTGTGATGGACTGGGGCCCATAGTCCTGGGTGTCAAAATGGACCTTTCtgacctgggaggagggaggaaccAATGACCCACCTGGTGAGGGGTTGACAGTCACTTTCTGACTCTGATTCTGCCCTTGACCCCTATAGAGTATCTGCACAGAGGCCTAAGGGGTCCCTTTACAATGAGGTTGGGTCctatccctccctcctctgctcagggCCCTGAGTATTCACAGAGTACCCAGAGTGGACTCCCACATCCTGACAGCAGCCCACAAGGCCCTCGgctccccactcctctccagTACCTGCCTCCTTGCTGTCCCTCCTCACCTcagacacccccccacacaccctgcctcagagcctttgcacgtgctgtctCATGGCCTAGAACACTCCTCCCTCACATTGCTGCAGTTGAGGCAAACGCTAACCTCCCTTAAGCCTTTGTCTAACGTCTCCATAGCAACCTTATTTGACCCTTCTGATTTGCAGTAGTAACCCCTTCACTCCTGCTCCACCCCCTGCCTCTTCCCCATCGTAGGTTTTCCCCAGCATTCATCACCTTCAAATACAGATGTTCAGAACCCTAGTTGAATGAGTGAAGGAAAGAATGAGTGAACGAGTGCGTGCGTATCTGGGGGCATGTTGGTGATGGGAATGCTGGCCATAacaaagggagaaatggagaaggTGGGGATGATGATGACGAAAGTGAATGGGACATGGAtagtggggtgggtgtgggggcttGGAGAGGtggatggggtggtggggaccgtggggctggggctggggtgggagggaacgGGACTGGAgatgggcatggggtggggggtggaggtggagggggtggggatggtggggacaTGGATAACGGAAAAAGTGATAAAGGTAAGTGGACCCCAGCCTACAATGCGGCTCCTTCACACCCAGACACCTCACCCTTGACCAGTCCTTGGCAGGGCAGTCCCATCCTGCCGGAGGAATCCCCACtctttccaccccccaccccttcttccaccccaaccccaccctagGGCTCCCCTCTCTCCTGGCCCTAGCCCAGCACTGACCTCCTTGGTGGTGGGTACCAAATTGGCCTTCTCCAGAGAGTAGCCAGAGTCGGTTTGGTACAAGTTGCCAGGCAGCGGGTTTGTGCCATCGGACACCACCAGGGGGCGGTAACTCTGACTGGTTACTGTCTGGAAATTGTCCTGGACTCGTTCCCTGAGGGTGGAGCGGGAGCTCTCACACCAGAGCCTGCAATGCTCCTGTCCGGAAGCTTTCTGCCTCCCTCAAACCTCCCACAGATGCCTCAGAAGTCCCTTGGGCCCATGGCAAGGCACCCGGCCCTGAGTGCCCCAGGGCCCCAGACCTAGGCAGGCAGGGCTCAGGGTCCCCTTGCATGGATGTCTGTGAGAGCTAAGGCCCAGCAGGCGGGGGGGCAGGGCATACAGACCATACCCCATGGCTGGATTGTCCAGGGCATTGAGACTGGCTTGGTTTGAGACCACAGGCCGGTAATTTGATTTGTAGCCGGTGCCTTTGTGACTGCCCTCGCAGGGCTTGAACTCCTCCTGACCTGCCAGAGGGGAAGCCGCGAGGCAGGACCCAAGGTCAGGAGCGTGGGAGAGCAGAGGGTGGGCTTCCAGGCAGGGCCAGCACCACCTCAGGGCCCAGGGGCCCCTAATGGAGAAGGCGTGAAGCCAGGGGCAGGAACAGACGTGAGAGAAAACAAGCTCAGCCTTTCGGGGCACTGGCAGGGGGTGGCAGAGTTGCCAGGTCAGTGTGGCAGGGTCACAGGATGCGTTCTTGGACAGGGACGACAGGGCGGGGCCAGCTGACAGTGCGGGGGTGGACCGGTCcttgcggggctcaggggaccaGTTGGTTCAGTAGGCTGGGGTCACCCTGAGTGTGTGACAGGCCAGAGGGGCTGCTTCTCTCCCAGCAGGAGGGCCTCCCCTGTCATGCCTGTGTCCTGGGGGAAGGTCCTGCTCCAAGGCTGCCCTCACCGTAGGCTACGCAGTAGCTGGTGGCATAGAACTTCAGGGGGTCTGTGCAGCCCCCCGAACTCATCTTCACATAAGGGGAGACAACCCCCAGGGGGAGTTTCCCCATCATGGTGCTGTGGGGCAGGGCCCCGGAGGACCTAGgaaggaggcacagagagctgggcagcccagcagccccaggaccccagcctgccccctccACCAACACCCGCACCTCAGACTGAAGAAAGGACTAGTCACTGTCATCGATCATCTCATGTGCCCTGTGTCTCATGTCCCCTTCCCCACGCCTTATTAGGAACTTCCCATTGTATAGCCCGGAACCTGAGGTTCCAAGTGATAAAGGGTTGGCACatggtaagtggcagagtcaggccTCAGGCCCAGGGTACCTGACTCCTTGGCCCCTGGTCTTAATCCCACACACTGTCCTCTGGGGTCTGATGGTCAGACAACCTCTGGCCAGTCTGGAATGCTTGGCTACTCTAGCTGGAGGctcactcccagccccaggctccttGTTTCTCCCTTGGCTCCCTGAGCCTTGCCCACCTACCACCAGAAGTTGGCTCTGCTCTCCCCGGGGCCCAACCACAGCTGGCCCCACCCTCACCTGCCCTCCGCAGTGGTTCTGAGGTCTGGGAGAGGCTGCAGGAGGCAGAAGCTAGCTGCTCCAGGGAAGCCTGGGCCCTTGGGAGGTGGCCAGACCAGGAGAAACAGTGTGTCGCCTAGCAACCGGCACCTAGCAACAGCGTCCCATGCCTCTGACGCCCTTCTAGGGCCAAGGCTGACTGAGGTGCTGACTTGGCCAGGAGGGGGTGCCAGGAGCTGCCCAGGCGAGGTCTTGCCTCCTGAAGctgtcctccccctgccccccgcccccagtcacCAGCCTCCCCAACCAGGGCCAGGCAGCGCTGTTGTCTGAGTGACTCGAAATTAAAGATAATCCCAAACAATCACtcccatttattgagtgcccacttCTCATCAGACACTTTACATCCTTTATTTCCAGTGCTCTCAGAAGCTCTTCCAGGCAGCTATTATCATCCCTCTTGTCACACAGGGAAAATGAAGTTTCGCCCAGCAAAGTGCAATCAGAAAATAGAGCTGATGTTCCAACGTGGGTGGGCCCAGACCCCACTAAGCCTCTCGGTAAATTAACGTTTGCGGTCTTCTGCTGGGGCCAAACCTGTGCCAAGCTCCCCTACACACATCACCTCCTAGAGCCACCCCCACACCACCCTGCGAAGCGTGTTTACAGGCCCAATAAACCACAGCTGTCGAGAGTGTGGTTCACACAGATCCTTTGACGAGGCACTTACCCTCTCCACGCCCCATTGCCCCACCTTCACCCAGGGCTGCCACTGGCCCTGCCTCGTAGTGCTGAGGAGAGCGCGGACGCAGCACCTGACAGGTAAGTGTGGCAGGCACCCACCCTCCAGAGCCATGGTTTTCTGTTCCGGGACCAGAAGCTGCAGGACAGAAGTGAATGCACGCTGCCCCGCCCTCCAGCGAGAAGCTCCCAGTCCAATGGCAGAGGCTTACATGCCTGTGAgttgtgcctcggtttccccttcTGGAAAGTGAGGGTAATAATGGCAGCTACCTGTGGGGTCATGGTACCTATAAAGCACTTAGTCCAAAGCACTTAGATGGTAGGTGCCATCTTAGAGTTAGGGAAAGACCTTGGCAAAGGTCTGGGCCCAAGGGTTAAAAACAGAAATTCCACATGGTCCTGCCCTCGGGGAACCCACGGTCTGCAGGGGTCTCCGACCTAGGGAAGCTCAATTCAAGAGCCCAGGAGGCCAGAGCTCAAAAGCCACTTCTGCCACTCCCTAGCTGAGCGACTCCAGCCTTCAACTCTCCGAGCCTGTTTCTGCAGCTGTAAAGGGAGAAACCCGGGGCCTGCCTGGCAGGGTTGTTGAAATACCCCATGCAGCAGGCTTGCACCAGGCGGAGGTGGAGGTAAGGGACGGCATTCCATGTGGAAGACCCGCAGGACAACGGTGGGGGCGCCTGGCCCACTGGGAGCAGAGGTGACTGGTTCTGGAGGCCGGGTCACTGTGTAGAGAGGAGAAGCTCAGCGGAGGGGAGGTAGCTCCAGGGCTGAGGGAGGCTGTGGCCAGGTTTTCCTTTTAGCAGGGAGGTGAAAGGTTTGAAATCATCCGGCAGCGCTGTGAGGGAAGCTCCTGAGCTGGGGGACGACCTGGGCTGGAACCTACAAAACACTTGGGCAGGAATTCTGTAAGCGGGAGAGGCCCTCCCAGGCTGAACTCCCATTAAGGCCACCTGCTGCGGGCTTCTCGGCAGCCTTTGAGTTTTTTTGCTGTGTGGCGACACCAAGTGGTTGTAACTCAGAACTGCAGGAGATGCCGCAGGTGCTGCCTTCATAAGGCTGTGGGACTGTGGAGATGCCCGAGGAGGGAGCAGACGAGATGCCCCGGACACAGCCTTGGGTAGAGCCAACTTTGACTCTGGCATTGTGCCAAGCCTGCTGGCACGTGCTGGCAATATGTCTGTAGTGTTGTGAGACTCTAGCTGTGGGCTCAACACCGCCTGCTTCCCAACAGACTGTCCTGGCTGGACGGGTGACTTCTTTCTGCTTTCTAGACCTGCCCAGTTCTGAGCAGTAAGATTGAGAAAGCAGGGCTACAGATAAAcaggggctggccctgggcaccagcagctgcccgccccgccccccaagcCTGGAAGATGGAGGCTCAGGAACCAGCAAGAGGACATTTTGGGCCCAGGCCCATGGGCCTAGCCAACCCCTTAGCTGGGGCCAATGGGGGCTGGCCCTGACAGGTGCCCGAGGCCAGTGGACACCACCCTGTGGCTGCTTAGTCCTGAACGGGGATGGACACCCGCACTCTGTACCCTGGGCTATGCGAACTTCAAGCCCCTAAAGGAGGCTCAGCTCAGGCAAAGGAGACAGCACAGCACCAAGCACGGTGCATGTTGCTTTGGGTGACTGTGTCTTCGTGGCTGGCCTCAGAGGCCAGGGCCGGGGCCCTTATCAGGAAGGGACAGGTCAAAGGAGGGAAAAGCTTCTAACCACACCCAACCTTCTAAGGGGACTGGCTGTCCTGGGcaggggaatggggtggggagtgagCTCTCTATCCAGGAGGCATTCGAGCAGAAGTTTAAATCTGCTTGAATCTGGATGACAACACCTGCAAACTCATCCGGCGTTCGTTTACGAGGTACCAAGCTCTGTCCTCAGCTTCACACCTGTTAGCACATTTAACCCTCACCACTATAAGTAAGGTGGGCTCCTGTGCGGTGGGTGGTTCAGCACCTACATtccatagatgaggaaactgaggctcagagagactgtAGAACTAACGTGCCCAGCCAGTAAACTGGGGGAGGGGTTATTATGTGAATCCAGTCAAGCTGGCTCCAAAGGTCGTACAGGTCACTACTTTAATATTGCTATCTTCAAAATCTGGCCTTCGAtgacagggtttttttctttgaatcCTGTTTAAAAACTCATTTCCCATATGCTCTCCTGTACCCAGCTCCTTggtgtgtgccaggtgctgctggGCAAAAATCCACAGAAGAAAGGTTTAAAATCAGCCAAATTGGCCAAGATAATGAAAAAGTGGAAAGCAGGATGCTGGGATGCAGCTGAGGGAACTGAGTCCTCACAGAGCAGGAGGCTCAGAGTGATGGGGAGAAGGGAGTGTGTTCTACCTAGACTTTTGAAAAAATTGTGGTGTAAATATATATCATTACATTTACCATTGTAGCCATTTTCCAGTGTGCAGTTCTGTGGCATTAGAGCATGCCCAGTATTGCCCAGCCATCATCACCGTCCATCGCCAGAACAtgttcatcttcccaaactgaaattctgtttCCAGAAAACACgagctcccttccctgcccccggcccctggcaaccatgGTGCGACGTTCTGTCTCTGTGAAGTTCACTGTCATGGGAACCTCATGTAAGAGGAATCATATATTTCTCCTtgtgtgactggtttatttcacttcacataatgtcctcaagagtcatccacattgtagcaggcgtcagaatttccttcttttctaaggCTGAATCATACTCTCCTCTGCGTAGACACCACGTGTTGTTTACCCACTCATCCGTAGATGGACACTTGGCTTGTTCCccccttttggctgttgtgaataataccGCCATGAACGTGGGTATA from the Desmodus rotundus isolate HL8 chromosome 5, HLdesRot8A.1, whole genome shotgun sequence genome contains:
- the SAXO4 gene encoding stabilizer of axonemal microtubules 4 → MMGKLPLGVVSPYVKMSSGGCTDPLKFYATSYCVAYGQEEFKPCEGSHKGTGYKSNYRPVVSNQASLNALDNPAMGERVQDNFQTVTSQSYRPLVVSDGTNPLPGNLYQTDSGYSLEKANLVPTTKEVRKVHFDTQDYGPQSITGLEPKHMPLLHQPQRKGSLEWENACHGPRFMTSEYNSKYLNEPSSQPDLLQKKSIGAKEDSSFAKESTKNPIVFQPPSQALPGDPVLLPGQSVTKSDFLPMTYPRGDGLLPQMARGSERETGFSRVNERTLNSRACPPGPEFSSMSHWQFQHPQRVQQTNVPLPGREIVGNKEPTGYSLNNPSYVRSPCEPNLDNHYLTTYNQGYFENIPKGLDREGSWTRGTIQPQKPGGHALNQPVTRLVATPNPTESLSHLHPHVGRTLISTDPFYRPTPYSSRFNAPH